One stretch of Aeromicrobium fastidiosum DNA includes these proteins:
- a CDS encoding SDR family NAD(P)-dependent oxidoreductase — translation MTRRALVTGATSGIGRAFADELARRGHDLVIVARTTDRLEAVAAEIRTASGVEVDVVTADLSTDAGMQLAANALTDSTSPVDLLVNNAGASLAGWFGTTDIADEDRQLDLLVRAPMHLMDAAIKSMAGRGGGQIINVASVAAFTPRGVYSAHKAWLVNLSRWADVHYDDVNISVQALCPGFVRTEFHQRGEMDVSGVPRWMWLKADKVVAASLADLARDKPLSVPSLRYKVLASLARHLPASFVTRMAKRGR, via the coding sequence ATGACACGTCGTGCGCTGGTGACCGGGGCGACATCTGGCATCGGCCGGGCCTTCGCCGACGAGCTCGCCCGGCGGGGTCACGACCTCGTCATCGTGGCCCGCACGACCGACCGGCTCGAGGCCGTCGCAGCTGAGATCCGCACCGCCAGCGGGGTGGAGGTCGACGTCGTCACGGCCGATCTGTCGACCGACGCCGGCATGCAGCTGGCCGCCAACGCGCTGACCGACTCGACCAGTCCGGTCGACCTGCTGGTCAACAACGCGGGCGCGTCGCTGGCGGGTTGGTTCGGCACGACCGACATCGCCGACGAGGATCGGCAGCTCGACCTGCTGGTGCGCGCGCCGATGCACCTGATGGACGCGGCGATCAAGTCGATGGCCGGTCGCGGGGGCGGCCAGATCATCAACGTCGCGAGCGTCGCGGCCTTCACCCCTCGCGGCGTCTACTCCGCGCACAAGGCGTGGCTGGTCAACCTGTCGCGCTGGGCCGACGTCCACTACGACGACGTCAACATCTCGGTGCAGGCGCTGTGCCCGGGCTTCGTCCGCACGGAGTTCCACCAGCGCGGGGAGATGGACGTCAGCGGGGTGCCGCGCTGGATGTGGCTCAAGGCCGACAAGGTCGTCGCGGCATCGCTGGCCGACCTCGCCCGCGACAAGCCGCTGTCCGTCCCGTCGCTGCGCTACAAGGTGCTCGCCTCGCTCGCCCGGCACCTGCCGGCATCGTTCGTGACCCGGATGGCCAAGCGTGGGCGCTGA
- a CDS encoding sulfite oxidase-like oxidoreductase, whose amino-acid sequence MAITRGFTGRDRRGGDDRLPPGQYDTGAGWPTLTAELTPQVDVDTWTMTVDGLVDTPTTWDWRGVHALPGSTYFGDIHCVTTWTKFDTTFTGVSVDTLLEITGVKPEATHVFATSTTGYTTNLPLADITDGKAWIVWEFDGKPLTPEHGGPVRLLVPHLYFWKSAKWITRLELRDHDEQGFWERNGYHDRGDPWLEQRYQGDA is encoded by the coding sequence ATGGCCATCACCCGAGGATTCACCGGTCGCGACCGCCGCGGCGGCGACGACCGGCTGCCACCCGGCCAGTACGACACCGGTGCCGGCTGGCCGACGCTCACGGCCGAGCTGACGCCGCAGGTCGACGTCGACACGTGGACCATGACGGTCGACGGGCTGGTCGACACCCCGACGACGTGGGACTGGCGCGGCGTCCACGCGCTGCCCGGCTCGACCTACTTCGGCGACATCCACTGCGTCACGACGTGGACCAAGTTCGACACGACGTTCACGGGCGTCAGCGTCGACACCCTGCTCGAGATCACCGGCGTCAAGCCCGAGGCGACCCACGTCTTCGCGACGTCCACGACGGGCTACACGACCAATCTGCCACTGGCCGACATCACGGACGGCAAGGCCTGGATCGTGTGGGAGTTCGATGGCAAGCCGCTGACGCCCGAGCACGGCGGCCCCGTCCGGCTGCTCGTGCCGCACCTGTACTTCTGGAAGTCGGCCAAGTGGATCACGCGCCTCGAGCTGCGCGACCACGACGAGCAGGGCTTCTGGGAGCGCAACGGCTACCACGACCGCGGCGACCCGTGGCTCGAGCAGCGCTACCAGGGCGACGCATGA
- a CDS encoding alpha/beta fold hydrolase, with translation MSVPRTLELPPGVEAITIETSRGRFAAHVIRVEQPRGHVLLVPGWTGSKEDLTPVLPLLAAAGLDATTYDQRGQFETSAGPDDEFTLEAFAADAAAVRATSGHERSHLLGHSFGGLVSQHAVVADPSPWLGLSLLCTGPGALGDSPTRPLRRLASAIGKVPLLQVHELREQGVRRPAQITAFLARRFTSNDPRSLRAMTQLLIDAPDIVDDVARLGVPVWVGRGVDDDAWPHDVQQLMAERLGTEVHVVPDSAHSPAVENPTALVADWLPFLREHLPEPSPTVVDKDQETD, from the coding sequence ATGAGCGTCCCGCGCACGCTCGAGCTGCCTCCGGGCGTCGAGGCCATCACGATCGAGACGTCCCGTGGCCGGTTCGCGGCCCACGTCATCAGGGTCGAGCAGCCACGGGGACACGTCCTCCTGGTGCCCGGCTGGACGGGGAGCAAGGAAGACCTCACCCCCGTCCTGCCGCTGCTGGCTGCGGCCGGTCTCGACGCCACGACGTACGACCAGCGCGGCCAGTTCGAGACGTCGGCCGGGCCCGACGACGAGTTCACCCTCGAGGCCTTCGCCGCCGATGCCGCCGCCGTGCGGGCCACCTCGGGGCACGAGCGATCCCACCTGCTGGGCCACTCCTTCGGCGGGCTCGTGTCGCAGCACGCGGTCGTCGCCGATCCGTCGCCGTGGCTGGGCCTCAGCCTGCTCTGCACCGGTCCGGGTGCCCTCGGCGACTCGCCCACCCGACCGCTGCGCCGCCTGGCGAGCGCGATCGGCAAGGTGCCGCTGCTGCAGGTGCACGAGCTGCGCGAGCAGGGCGTGCGCCGGCCCGCGCAGATCACGGCGTTCCTGGCCAGGCGGTTCACGTCCAACGACCCCAGGTCGCTGCGCGCCATGACCCAGCTGCTGATCGACGCCCCCGACATCGTCGACGACGTCGCCCGCCTCGGCGTGCCGGTGTGGGTCGGGCGCGGGGTCGACGACGACGCGTGGCCGCACGACGTGCAGCAGCTCATGGCCGAGCGCCTGGGCACCGAGGTGCACGTCGTCCCCGACTCGGCGCACTCCCCCGCCGTCGAGAACCCCACGGCGCTCGTGGCCGACTGGCTGCCCTTCCTGCGCGAGCACCTGCCCGAACCCAGCCCCACCGTCGTCGACAAGGACCAGGAGACCGACTGA
- a CDS encoding FAD-binding oxidoreductase — translation MTDAPGEVLPEPVASSWTTATVREVEHVGATFVKLRMEVADRHDHVPGQHYVIRLRAPDGYTAQRSYSIASDPTDPLVEVMIECLPRGEVSGFLHDVVEVGDELEVRGPIGRWFVWGGTTPSLCVAGGSGVVPFVSMARYARRTGTEPLMRIAASAQTRDRLPYADELEEYGAFIALTRENQPLADGSERVAAHLYPDELVPLADGIERAYVCGSVGFVSFVGRILGEAGVRSDAVRVEQFGPTG, via the coding sequence ATGACGGACGCTCCGGGCGAGGTGCTGCCCGAGCCCGTCGCGAGCTCGTGGACGACCGCGACGGTGCGCGAGGTCGAGCACGTCGGCGCGACCTTCGTGAAGCTGCGCATGGAGGTCGCCGACCGTCACGACCACGTGCCGGGCCAGCACTACGTCATCCGGCTGCGGGCACCCGACGGCTACACCGCGCAGCGCTCGTACTCGATCGCGTCCGACCCGACCGACCCGCTCGTCGAGGTCATGATCGAGTGCCTGCCCCGCGGTGAGGTCTCGGGCTTCCTGCACGACGTCGTCGAGGTCGGCGACGAGCTCGAGGTGCGCGGCCCCATCGGACGCTGGTTCGTCTGGGGCGGCACCACGCCGTCGCTGTGCGTGGCCGGCGGCTCGGGCGTCGTCCCGTTCGTCTCGATGGCTCGCTACGCCCGCCGCACGGGCACCGAGCCCCTGATGCGCATCGCGGCGTCGGCGCAGACCCGCGACCGACTGCCCTACGCCGACGAGCTGGAGGAGTACGGCGCGTTCATCGCGCTGACCCGCGAGAACCAGCCGCTGGCCGACGGCTCGGAGCGCGTGGCAGCGCACCTCTACCCCGACGAGCTCGTGCCGCTGGCCGACGGCATCGAGCGGGCCTACGTGTGCGGATCGGTCGGCTTCGTCAGCTTCGTCGGAC